Sequence from the Chelonoidis abingdonii isolate Lonesome George chromosome 16, CheloAbing_2.0, whole genome shotgun sequence genome:
CCCTGCTGAGGGCACCACGTTCTCTGGGGATTGGGAGCTGATTCTGACCCCACGCCAGGAGCCTGGAGGGGCTGGACACTCACCTCCAGATCCCCACACCCTCCCCGGCTCTGTGCCAGGCTGGAGTCACTACAGGGCACCCACTCCATTCATCCTGAATAGACAGCCTGGCCTCCATTGTTGCACCCCCGGAAcgggctctggggcagcccctgggcGGGGGGACTCCAGATGGAATTCTCTGCCAAGCTCCTCTGTCAACGAGCTGGTCCCCAGGCACGTTTGACAAGGAGAGCGGGGAGCGCAGCCCTGGCAACGCTGACCTGGCGAGCCGGCCCAGAGTGGGCTAAGCTCCCTGCCGTGCCCAGTGCCGGGCAGCATGCCCTCCCGCATGGCCCATGTGGGTCCATGTTGTGTGTTTCTCCAGCGCACATCTGCGGGTACCTGTGCCCAGGAAAAGCACCTCATAGCGCCCGTCGGCTGCGTCCACCTGGTCCACAGCCACAGTGGTGAACTTGTAGTGCACGTTGCTGGGCACCACCAGTGGCTGGCGATGCATGGGGTACACGGCATGGTACATCAGCGGGTGTGAGCGCATGAAGCTGATCACCTCGTCAGGGTAATCCTTGGTCGACTTCATGGAGGGGGTGAAGGTGCCTCCTGGGCACTGAAACACAGAACGGGCAGATAAGACACcagtcccaccccacagcccaacctCTCTCTTCCCAATCATGGCCTGTCCTCCCCACTACTTTCCACCCACGGCCTggcttcctcctgcccccaaaggcATGGCCCCCTCTTCTCATCCTGCAGCCCAGCTTATGCTCTCCCTACTCCAGGTCACCGTCTTCGCCCTCCCTGTGGGTGGTGCAGcctctgccctgtcccctgaGGCATGGCCCTCCCACCCCACCGCATGGACTGTCTCCCaatgcacagccccaccccactccaccatATGGCATGGCCCCCCACACGCCCCCAAGGCATGGCCCCCATCCCACCCATCCTGTAGGACAGCTTGTGCCCTAAGCAATGTGCCCACTCTTCCTTCCTGAAGGTGTCAATGCACCCATCCTGCAGCCAGCATCAGGTGCCACGAGACCCCGACCCACAGCCACCATCTCACATGTGCCCCCTTCACGGGGAGCCTCTGACTTCTCCATTCCCCACCGCACTGGCCTTGTGCCCTGCCTCTGCCGAGGCCTGGAGTTGTGGTATAGGGGGACCCTCTCCCCTGGCAGATCAGGCTGGGTGCCCCTGGTGCAGAGGCTGGCAGAGCCCTGGCACGAGGCCAGCATGGGGCAGTGCTGGGCTGAGCGCCCCACACACTGATGCCCTCTCTCCACGCAGCAGGCGGCCAAAGGGAAGAGGGGCTTGAGGGTGCCCATGGGGGGGGTTCTGGCAGGGGACCCAGCCCACCCAGGGCTAGGCTGACAGAAGGTTGGCTGACGGCCATTGCTTTGGGCTGCTCCCAAACCAGGCCAGGCTGTGCAGAGCCCAGGCAGCTGTCAAAGGTTCCAAGGGCCATGGCcaggcctggagccagccagcttctcacagggctgggcagtgccagccccactcccttgGCGCTGAGTGCAGAATCTAGTGgcccttccctcagccccctgcccagcctcccagCCCTGGCAAGGTGCATCCCCTCATGGCCACAGCCTGTCTGCCACTCTCAGGCTCTCCTTGAGTCATGTGCCAGGCCTGGCTTGGCCAGGGGGAGTTGCTCTAGGCCCCATCGTGGGGCAAGTTCCAGGTCTTCTGGGGGGGCAGTGTCAGAGTCTCTGTACAGGAGAGGTCCCTGCCCAGACACACGCACTGGCGGGCACTTTCTGATTGTGTCCCCTGCTCCACACCTCCAGCGCCCATCACTGTAGCCATCCCCAGAggacccccctgctcccctgctgccagccctgccagaCGCTCTGGCAGGAGGCCCCAATCATACTTACGGTGCCCAGGTGTGGATAGGGCATTTTTCCTGTGTATGGCATCCACTGGTAGTTGGGTCCCTCCTTGTGGGCGAAGGGCCCGTTCAAGACCATGCGGATGTCGGCCATGGAGTACACGCACACAGCGGAGCCTTTGAACACAGACCTGGGGGTAGAGGGGGGAGCATCACATCCCTGGGGGGCACCTCTGTCAGACCCACCCTgaacccattccctgccctgagctgcctgGCAGAGACCCACCCAGTCGGACTGGGACAGCACCTCGAGCTCTCTGCTCATGTGGGATCCAGAAACGCTCATTGCCAATGCATGTGAGGAGGCTTGTGCCCAGGGGGCCAGGATCCCAGCCTGGCACGGGGGTCTCAGGGCTCCATTGGCCTGAAGGTGATGGCACAGCGATGCCCAGACATATCTAGGGAATGGCCCCACTCAGCTGCTTTGCCTGTGATCCTGGATCTCGGCAGAGGCAGATCTGGAGGGATTGAGGTCCTCAGCAgctgcctggcctggcctctcCTGCTGGGACTGGCCTGGGTACCAGGGTGTCTGGGGTCCATGCCTAGCTCTGCCGCAGGACTGCGCTGTGACCTTGAGCCAGTCACTACCctatcagtgcctcagtttccccatctgtgaaatagtgTGTGCCTCCCTGCCGGAAGGTGAGTGTGATGCTTTCCAAGGCTCTGGATTATAATGGGTGAAACCCCAGTCAAGCTGGGatctcctcccctgcagcagcgCGAGACGCCCTCAGACACCTCTGCCTCCCTGCAGTGATCAGCTGGACAGGTGGGGCCGGCTTTGGCAGGAGGAAAGAGACCCCTTTGCACCCACAAAGCCCCGGGGAGAGTGGGGCTAGATAGAGAGTGCCAGCCCAAGCCTGTGCGAGATAGGGCAGAGCCCAGTATCACTGAGCATTGTGGGGTttctgaggtgggggaggggagctgatagAGGCACAGGCAGGAAAGGGGGGAGCCTTAGGTCATGCAGCCCCTCctgcctgagctcagactgtgtgaCAGGAGGCCAGGCCATCCAGCCCTGGAGGGGGGCACCAAGGGGATAGGGGAATGGGGCCCAACGGTGCACTTCTCTCACCtggggggggagcggggctgaCCCCAAACCCTCTCCACCAGCACCGGGATGGGCCTGATCCTAACCATCTCTGCCCTGTGCCAGGATGGGCATGACCCAGAGCCCCCTtgccagccccaggacagacctgACCCAGAaccctctctgccctgccccagaacagGCCTTAACCAGAACCCTCTCTGCCCACACCAGGACAGGCCTGACCCAGAGCCCTCTCTGCCCACACCGGGACAGGCCTGACCCAGAACCCTCTCTGCCCTATCCAGAACAGGCTTTATCCAGAACCCTCTCTGCCCACACCAGGACAGGCCTGACCCAGAGCCCTCTCTGCCCACACCGGGACAGGCCTGACCCAGAACCCTCTCTGCCCTGTCCCAGAACAGGCTTTATCCAGAACCCTCTCTGCCCACACCAGGACAGGCCTGACCCAGAGCCCTCTCTGCCCTGTCCCAGAACAGGCTTTATCCAGAACCCCTCTGCTGGTGCCAAGACAGGCCTTATCCAGAACCCTCTCTGCTCACACCAGGACAGGCCTGACCCAGAGCCctctctgccccatgctgggacGGGCCTGACCCAGTACCCTCTCTGCCAGCACTGGGAAGGGCCTGACCCAGAACCCCCTCTGCCCATCTGAGACAGgcgggggcactggctgtgggggagctcccagctactctggccccagcccctcactGCAGGGAGCAATGTAAGGAgccatgtacacacacactccagcaCCCATGGTACGGAGCCTGCTCAGTGGGGTGCAATTTCCCTTAAGAGTGCAGAGCCCTGTACTACTGCACCCCACTGGCTCTGGACCTGGGCAACACTGGGTGGAGTGAGGCATCTCAGTTTAACACCACCCCTGTAGGGAACTGCCCATTTCCCCCATAACTCTTGGTGAGGGGAAGACCCAGAGGAGCTAACGTGCCCAGGAGAGCGGGGTGTTGGGAGTGTGACATTGCATTCCATAttccttatgaaaatatgcttatgatatgaatatgacataactgagatatactttatgccaGCTGGCTCATGTGAGATATTGGAAAGATTACAATTCACTGAATGCGATTATCCAATTTGCATGCCTCTATCATTTCcatatctgaagttaggaatattgattaTGTATCTCTATTTCAACTATGATGCTCTGTGAGAcgcccactgctaacacttccggtacaacaatggaaaagccagacagggctgatggctCATCAGCAAgaacaatggactgtgaaaagcttggccttcctgtggacacTCCATACTGCCAATGACTCATGGACGCTGTAACCCTACAGAGTCAGCTGATCTTGTCCCCAgatactaaaacattacctgggacttcttgtaactttccactgtgagggaaaaaaaggattcgtgccttatgtaaatcctatttaagagTGAGGAGGAAGGCAGacaggactcctcctctccatggcctggctgcccaagaagaaagactgcataAGGGAAGGCAGGGCAGGAGTCCAGACtcagacaggggtccagtctgacaTGGAGtgtaactggaactctgaaccgcAGAAACTTTGCAAACTGCCTGCAACACTATCtatttgtaaccagtttctttagtgaaaGTAGCTTAGTTTGAGTGTTTGATTTCATGTgtttagtaatctgctttgttctgtttgttaccccttttaccacttaaaatctgccttttgtagttaataaaatgtggtttgtttattattaaacccagtttctgtaattcTAACTTGGGGGGCAAGAAGTGTGCAcacctctccacactgagggagggggcgacTTTCATAAAATctctgggtctgcactccaagggagggggacgtctgagtgctggagcaaaTCCCTTAACCTGAGTCTTCCCAGATCTGAgctgctgagtcttcccagagctgtggctctgcctgtgtgtgttagaggaggttttaagagccaggctcagcaaggcaggttaaagggtgcccaggctggcagaacaggtagactcagtgatatctcagcacatcaggtgacttcCCAAGCGGCATAACCCACCACAGGGAGCACAAACACTTTGGTTATTTTCCCTTGGGAAATGCTATCACGGAGCCCCCACTGCCACCAGGTGTGGTTACAATGGGAGCGCAGAGCGGCCAGCAGCTACTCCTCATTCCTGGACAGATTCCTGACTGAAGGGAGAAAGGCTGTGGGGAAATCCCCCAGGAGtgcctctggcactggccatgcCAATGGGCAGCAGGTGTGCAAGGGAGGACTGGGGTGCTGCTGTGCTCCATCCATCCCTGACCAGCAGGAGGCCCCATGGAGTCATAGGCAGCCCAGCACAATCTCTCACAGCCCAGAGACTGATGGGGGGGCCCCCGCACACTTGGTCTCCAGCCAGCACCGGGGAAGGGAAATGCCAAGAGAGCAGAAAGCCACCATGGTGCGCGGAGCAAAGCTTGGCCAGATGCTAGAAATGAGCCCCGGTTTGCAGGGTGTTGATCCTAGCCCAGTTCACACAATGCAACCAgcccccccatttccctccccagcCAGTCATACTCCTGCATTACTTGGTCCTCACAGCACACAGTGCAATACTGACTCTGGCTCTCCACGTGAGATGCTGAGCCTTCTCCAGTCCAGGGTAAGGCACCGCCGAATCATTCCATTAGCAGCTGTTTATTATTAACTGCATTCCCTGAGGGCCATTCATGGGACAAGGCAGCTCCCCATCTAGTGCAAAGTGCCAGCGAAGGCTCACTAGCGCATCTCACTGGCCTTAAATGGTACAGAACTGTACCTCCTGCATCCCATGCTCACCCCAGCACCCCTCTGTCCTCCTGGGGGATGCCTACACTGCAACTAAaaccccatggctggcccatTCCAGCTGAGCTGGACTAAGGGGCCGTtgaactgcaatgtagacatctgggcttaGGTGGGAACCAGGGCTCTAGGACCCTCTGAGGTAGGAGGATCCCAAAGCTTGAAAGtgtgcactgcaattaaacagccccttagcctgagcctgatgagcccaagtcagctggtgtGGCCACACTCAACGTGCCAGCCCATGTGGACGCACCTATGGAGGCTTTAAGGGGCCCCTACAAGCTGAGTTAACGAACAGGCTCCTCCAGCTCAGGCTGTGCTTTACTCTAAAGGTCATGGGGTTCAATGTCCCAGCCTAGGGTATTGTACGCTGGCCCCACCTATGGGCGCATTGTCCTGCTTCTCCAGGCATGCTGGTGACCACTCATGACTGAGACACCTGCCTCCAATAGATGTGTCACATCATGGGATGGGTCTGCTGGGCACAGATAGAGATCAGCACAACCTCATCCCCCGGCTGTATGTGCGCTGGGAGCTCGAGGCAGctgcagtggagggagggggtgttaCTGGGTGCTGTACTGGCAAACCACCACTGGGTAAATGTGGACAGCTCCACAGCGTGGCGTGGCAGGGGTTGTGACAGGGATTCTAGTGGGGACAGCTACATTTCTCTGGTGGGTTACAAGAAAGGCTCTTGGAAGAAGCCcgttgtgacgaagtgggaatgtgctTAACATTTCATCTGAAtactgtttgtgcctcagtttcccctatattttATTCAAGTATCTAGGAGGTAGGACAAGGGTGTGTGATCATTGCAGAGATCCCTAGTGACTGCTGACTGGCTGCCTGGGCCCAGAGAATGGCCAACACCCTGTAGCCTGGCACCTGATAGCCGGGGCCCTTCCTCTCCAGGAGCCAGCCAGAGGGGCTGGAGAACAAAGTGAAAGGTGGAGGCCAGGTGACCTGcttgcctgggaaagagacaaaggatgaAGGAGGGGCCACTGGGCATGACTGAGGCTGGGCTGCTAGAAGCCAGTCAGTCTCCTGGTTAGGACTCGGGGAGATCCCAGAGCTCTCCCCCAAGATGGCCTTTGCTGTAACTTCCTGCTTACAAGCTCTGgtctatgctgtgttcctgttgactaaCAAACCTTCTATTTTAcgcactggctgagagtcacatctgactgcggagttgggAGGCATGTGCAGGCTGCTAGCACATATGAGTAACATAAGGGTCAAAAAACCATTGCAGGGATGTTGCAAATATTCCCCCAAATCAGGCATTACAATCCAGGAaactcagagttaaggttacttgAGGCAAAAAGactgatttttcaaaacaaatgggGATTGGGTGTTTGGATCCCCTTTGAAAAGGACTCCAGAGCAGTAGGTCCCAGGGCTcatgaggggagaggggggaactgaGTAGAGGTGGGCAACATTTCtggccacatttttttttcagccaaaaacacAGATGTGGCCAGACTGAAATATTTAGCAAATTCATGgtgattttgaccatttttccctggtggaaaatttaaaaaaaaatcaaaatgtttcagttttctgGTTTAGAAACCACGTTTCTTTTCAAATCATCCTTTTGTTGTGTGAAAAAGAGAAAGCAGGGTGTGTAACAAAGAGCCAGACCTTGTGTTGTGGTTGCTGGAAGGAAACATTGCACATTTAACTatcaccttttcttttctttccttttttttctttcccctctctaatttcttaaaaatttcaaaaaaattccttttgggtTGGGCCTGGAATGACATGTGGGTTGAGGCCTGTAGGTACATGCAGGTGGCTGGAGGCTGTGACCCATGGGCGCACCAGGTCTGGGGGCTCTGTCTTGCATTAGCCTGGCTCCGCGGACGCTGCCTCCCCCCTCCTCCGCCGCACCCGACTGGGTGATGCTGGCCTGCTAGAGAAGGGGATTTGTGGTGACTTTGCTCCCTCTGGTGGTTGAATGTGGCATTGCACAGCAGAGaactgagctcccagctgggacagCTGCTGCCTCCTAATATGCACCCCGCGGGGCAGGGGGTGCCCTGGCCTGGGGCAGGTACAAATCAAAGGGCTGTTTGTGCAGTTTCACGTGGCCGTGAAACTTCCTGGGGAGGGGTGGTGGAGTGTCACAGGGCAACACTAGCCCTTTCAGAGGGAGTAGGGACCTTGCCCCTATGACTTGCCAGCTCATCCAAGGGGGCACCTGGGCTTAGAGAGCTGGTGGGTGAGTCCTTAGCAGGCTGGAAAGAAGCCCTGCCTCATTACAGAGAGTCCCCAGGCACCTACCCTCCTCTCCAGGGAGCCCAGTCTCCAATCTGCCTTTGGTTGCAAGTGACCTGAGTTCAGCAGTCCCCACTGGGCACCCCGGCCTTCTGCTGAGAGGGGGATGCCCTGGCCAGGCCTGGCATGTGAAGCATCCCGAGAGAATGCTCCAGCCTTACCCACAGAGAGGCTGCTGGTGCTATCAATCTCCTGGCAGCTCCCAGGACCCAGCTGTTCTACccactgtggagagagagagagagagcgcgtgtCCCTCTATCAGTATCCATCCAGCCCTGCCCAAGGCCCAGTCTGGTCACTCATGtatcctccacccccatcccagcaccGTAAGCAGTCCTGGGCCAGGAGACCATTCATCACCCCCTATATGCATCCTGCAGGGTAGAGCTGCAGAACTGTGCTTCCCCACAGGTGCTGTGAAGCCCAAGCACAACGTGACACAGGCTCATGCTAGGGCTCTAGAGTCACTGCCCTTCTCGGGCCCAGCTTCGAGCGCCCGCCATGCACTGGCCACCATTCCCCCGGCCATTCTCAGGGCTGTGCTTTCCAGTGGGGGAAATTAACCCCTTCACTGCCAGAGACTCAGGCTCCATTCTCTGGGGCTCACACTGGCAATCAGCTCAGGGGACATAGTGCACTTGTTCATTTGTCCTTGGAGCACAACCACACGCCTCACCTCaggccctggaaaaatcatggagcaggtcctcaaggaattccTTTTGAAGCACtcggaggagaggaaggtgatcaggaacagtcagcatggattcactaagggcaagtcatgcctgaccaacctgattgccttctacgatgagataactggctctgtggatatggggaaagcagtagatgggatatattttgactttagcaaaagctTTTGGTacggtttcccacagtattcttgccagcaacttTAAAAAGTTTGGATTGGATGaatggtggatagaaagctggctagattgttaggctcaacaggtagtgatcaacggctcaatgtccagttggcagccagtatccagcagagtgccccaagggttggtcctggggccagtttaattcaacatctttattagtgatctggatgatgggatagattgcaccctcagcaaggtcACAGAGGACACTAAACTGCAgtgagaggtagatatgctggagggtggggatagggtccacagtgacctagaaaaattggaggcttgagccaaaagaaatctgatgtggttcaacaaggacaagtgcagagtcctgtatttagaaaggaagaatcccatgcactgctacaggctggggaacgactggctcagcagcagttctgcagattGAGGGAAGGATTATTcttctctatttggcactggtgggcAACATCTGGAGATGTGTTCAGTTTTGAGTCCCCCTACAagaaggtgtggacaaattggagaggtccagcaGAGGCAACAATAGTGATGAGGCATGGGGCACATGATTTTACAAGGAGATTCTGAGGGACTGGGTTGTTGATCTGCGAAGAGAGAgcgagggggatttgatagcagctctCAACTAGACCTGAagggtggttccaaagaggatggatctaggctgttctagTGGTGGCgtatgacagaacaaggacatATGGTCTAAGTTTTACAATGGGGAGGTTAGTTTGGATAttggaaaactatttcactaggagggtgtgaagcactgaatgggttacctagggaggtgttggaatctccatcccttagaggtttttaaggcccattTGACAAAGCCGCCAGGATGATTTAggtggtgttggtcctgctttgagcaggggttggactagaaagCCTCACCAAGTTGACTAAGGGGAATGatacatccctcgatctgctggcaatggccTACTTATACACCAAAATgcgttagccttcttgcaacaaggcaCAATGTTGACTCATCCAGCTTCTtctccactgtaaccctaggccttttctgcagaactgcttctagccattcggtccctagtctctagcagtgcatggattcttccatcctaagaaTGGAGCTCTGGCTgtctgttgaacctcatcaggtttcttttggccaatcctNNNNNNNNNNNNNNNNNNNNNNNNNNNNNNNNNNNNNNNNNNNNNNNNNNNNNNNNNNNNNNNNNNNNNatctaccactcctcccagtttagtgtcatctacaaacttgctcagagtgcagtccacgccattctccagatcattaatgaagatattgaacaaaaccagccccaggaccaacccttggggcactccacttgaaactggctgccaactagacatggagccattgatcactacctgttgagcccgacgatcgagcccctgccccaagtacTACCTGACATCAATTTGGACAGCCTTAATATGCTCCATATCTGGTTCTGCGGAGGCTAACATCACAAAAACAATATGATAGGTTTCAattgcttggggtggggggaggggttcgtGTTGAGGACAGCAGAACTAACATTAGCTATTGGTTGCCTGCTTCCTCCTagcacagggcatttattcctcaTAGAAGATCCCAAAAGGTGCTGTTTTTACAGGAGATTTGGGATAGGAGTTACCCAAAAATATTCTTCTACTGGTAAGAGAATGTTTAGGCTCCCAAGCCCCCCTCTCTCTGCACGGGGCAAAATGagatcctcccttcccaccagtTCTAAACCCCCCTTTCTGGGGCCTGCCCTCAATAGACACTTGAGTCTGTTTGAAGGCAtcagctaaaaaaataaaagccatctCATCCACAGTCTTTACATCTTTGTTCTATAGACACTGCTTTACAGCTTTACATATGCTTAAGAAATGTTAAGAAACAAGATCAAGCATTCCTTCAAAACTTGCCACCTCTCTACCCCTTGACcattttcccccaaaatctttcattttgtttatatgTTCCCCATTACTCATCCCAATATCCCTTTTAAGATTCCAAAATTTAAACTGTTTCAGGGGTAATCTGAAAACTTTGCAAAACAGTATCTTTACATTTACAATAGTCTGAAGCATCTTCAATAGGCATTCCATTGAATTCATTTCGCAATCAGGGTAGGAACTCTTATCAGGGATTTCATGTATTACACACAGCCTTTCGAAGGTAGTCAGATATTCAGCAATATCACCCTCCTCACTGTCTGCAGGATAAgtgttcccatttgtggatttctGGAGTGATGGGAGTTGTTGAGGTCAGGGgttctggttctgcttctctAGCAGGTCCAGTTGGTgtttttgctctctctctttcttccataGCCCTTGTGTGCACCCTCCTCTTCTGAAACCTGCAGCCTAAAAAGCTCCAATTTCACAATCACATCACTGCtttcactcattttcctgcttttctgttcctacttccctttcccaaaataagcaaacagaaaataaaactgactCCTCCTGACTGTTCTTAGCCACTGCACTTgagactcacttaaaatcacaaatatcagtGCTTAAAATGTGAACCCCACTTGGAGTAACAAGCTGCACATAGACCCTGCTCGCTGTGCCACTGTGACGTTCCTCTCTGGTGTTATccagactggtgatctgctaggtcactccaatccttgactctggaagccagcctTACTCTGTTCTGCTGTGAGACccctcactcctgggctgttcacacacagcctctggcatgtaagctgctccttggattgtacaatcaaatgacactagccagtatctccagtcccagacacaatcctaggaaccagggccggctccaggcaccaactaaagaagcaggtgcttggggcagccaataccaaggggcagcacatcccggtcttcagcagcaattcagcggcaggtccctcagtctctcggagcgaaggacctgccaccgaattgcggGAAGAGTGGAGCAATGCAATTGCACTGCCCCTGCTTTTGGTTTTTTgggccacttggggcagcagaaaacctggagctggccctgctaggAATCTCCATCTTGCCGTGTCCAGTTGTGCCCGATGGACCCTGCAAgcttatgagtttgtcaatttaacaaagaaattgatatgtaccaggcttgttatcccaaggggagcctctgacacacttcaaaccaaacacgctgcttcaggtagaacaaacagaTTTAGTAACTGCACAgattgacttataatcacttaaaatctaagcataacaagtcagatttggtcgatgaaataaaagcaaaatgcattctaagctgatcttaacactttcaatgtccttacaaacttagatgcttctcatcacaggctggctggttgcccttcagacaggttctcccctttgatcagtgctttaGTCGCTTGTTGGTCATGTCTATGGATGGTGGTGGAAGAGAGGAGGAGCATGGCACACatctcttccttttatcatgttatttcttccctcttggctttgtacacccctccccacgcccccccaCGCTTCaaggtcaggtgagcattacctcattgtag
This genomic interval carries:
- the LOC116835997 gene encoding semaphorin-3F-like is translated as MVRIRPIPVLVERVWGQPRSPPRSVFKGSAVCVYSMADIRMVLNGPFAHKEGPNYQWMPYTGKMPYPHLGTCPGGTFTPSMKSTKDYPDEVISFMRSHPLMYHAVYPMHRQPLVVPSNVHYKFTTVAVDQVDAADGRYEVLFLGTGDIRSQVWHTLIGPY